The following coding sequences lie in one Zingiber officinale cultivar Zhangliang chromosome 2B, Zo_v1.1, whole genome shotgun sequence genomic window:
- the LOC122047431 gene encoding uncharacterized protein LOC122047431, whose product MRALGCLGIALSLLSGCILLAIVAELYYFFWWKKRVAERDSEVDAHASPVRDLLQLFNWKKPCPPPADGGAPRSEDLLLKLSEEEDDAAEEEEEEELMMTLAAPQRSLFTITEETQEDLEAAGGSRRVRKSRAGSNGMSLRDWLQSAESPVLTPLSSPPFFSPPTGCYNLNGVNPLFEPSWEDDSGWLWPSPPPKLKFLMAAEAKLHKKTLMEEAVKGAQ is encoded by the coding sequence atgagAGCTCTGGGCTGTTTGGGCATTGCCTTGAGCCTTCTGTCGGGTTGCATTTTGTTGGCCATCGTGGCGGAGCTGTACTACTTCttttggtggaagaagagagtgGCGGAGAGGGACTCGGAGGTGGATGCCCACGCCAGCCCGGTCAGGGATCTCCTGCAGCTATTTAATTGGAAGAAACCATGTCCGCCGCCGGCGGACGGCGGCGCGCCTCGCTCCGAGGACTTGCTCCTGAAGCTTTCAGAGGAAGAGGACGACgccgcggaggaggaggaggaggaggagctgaTGATGACTCTGGCGGCTCCTCAGAGATCGCTCTTCACCATCACGGAGGAGACGCAGGAAGATCTGGAGGCGGCGGGAGGCAGCCGCAGAGTGAGGAAAAGCAGGGCCGGCTCCAATGGCATGAGCTTGAGGGATTGGCTTCagtcagcagaaagtccagtcctGACGCCTCTCTCCtcgcctcctttcttctctccGCCGACGGGATGCTACAATCTGAACGGCGTCAATCCACTGTTTGAACCCTCCTGGGAAGACGACTCCGGCTGGCTGTGGCCGTCCCCGCCTCCGAAGCTGAAGTTCCTCATGGCGGCCGAGGCAAAGCTGCACAAGAAGACGCTGATGGAAGAAGCAGTCAAGGGAGCACAGTAA
- the LOC122048767 gene encoding agamous-like MADS-box protein AGL62 — protein MKKTSRGRQRIAMEAIENAAARQVCFSNRRAGVFKKAAELSVLCGAELAVLAFSPSGKPFSFGHPSVDSVFARFLSAWPAPPRHHLLAGALVQALGQQESQLAELLEAERRRKAVLEAAIFRPWGTVADPLDADVEALGMPELGLLQRALEWVREEAAGRAEQLAF, from the coding sequence ATGAAGAAGACGAGCAGAGGCCGTCAAAGGATCGCGATGGAGGCGATTGAGAATGCGGCTGCGCGGCAGGTGTGCTTCTCCAATCGCCGCGCCGGCGTGTTCAAGAAGGCAGCAGAGCTCTCCGTCCTTTGCGGCGCCGAGCTCGCCGTCCTCGCCTTCTCCCCCAGCGGCAAGCCCTTCTCCTTCGGACACCCCTCCGTCGACTCCGTGTTCGCCCGCTTCCTCTCCGCCTGGCCTGCTCCCCCTCGGCACCACCTCCTCGCTGGGGCCCTGGTTCAGGCGCTCGGCCAGCAGGAGTCGCAGCTCGCGGAGCTGCTCGAggcggagaggaggaggaaggccGTGCTCGAGGCGGCGATTTTCCGGCCTTGGGGCACCGTGGCGGACCCGCTGGACGCCGACGTCGAGGCGCTCGGGATGCCGGAGCTCGGCCTGCTGCAGAGAGCGCTGGAGTGGGTGCGGGAGGAGGCGGCGGGCAGGGCGGAGCAACTGGCCTTCTAG
- the LOC122047432 gene encoding epsin-3-like — protein MANSFLRRLKSQTSHVLRSSVRSTRLAFTDVTLAQLLAEEATRSKPWPPKDTGRRTLRLISQRSFEVDDFWRVSEILHKRFKKFDGKRWRSSYKALLLAEYLLTHGPLSFADEWQSDREIIERMRRFEHVDDKGYNWGLTVEKKAERVLQLLEKGSFLKEERDRRLRRASWPIHDHESDSVGLGFLPASGSVEDESRNDTATIALRRRRIHQGEELMPLLSCEEGRTIEVLSHQL, from the exons ATGGCCAACTCCTTCCTCCGCAGGCTCAAGAGCCAGACCTCCCACGTCCTCCGATCAAGCGTCCGCTCTACCAGATTGGCCTTCACCGACGTCACTCTCGCGCAGCT GCTCGCCGAAGAAGCAACCAGGAGCAAGCCATGGCCGCCAAAGGACACGGGGAGGAGGACGCTGCGTTTGATCTCGCAGCGCTCGTTCGAGGTCGACGATTTCTGGAGAGTCTCAGAGATTCTGCACAAGAG ATTCAAGAAATTTGATGGGAAGAGGTGGAGGAGTAGCTACAAGGCGCTGCTACTTGCTGAATATCTGCTGACTCATGGGCCGCTCAGCTTTGCAGACGAGTGGCAGAGCGACAGAGAGATCATAGAACGCATGCGCCGCTTCGAGCACGTCGACGACAAGGG GTATAACTGGGGGTTGACTGTGGAGAAGAAAGCAGAGAGAGTGCTGCAGCTGCTGGAGAAAGGATCGTTTCTGAAGGAGGAGCGCGACCGGCGGCTTCGGAGGGCCTCATGGCCGATCCATGATCATGAGTCTGATAGCGTCGGTCTTGGTTTCCTTCCGGCGAGTGGATCAGTCGAAGATGAGTCAAGAAATGACACTGCGACGATCGCTCTTAGAAGAAGGAGGATCCATCAGGGTGAGGAATTGATGCCTCTGCTGTCGTGTGAGGAAGGGAGAACGATTGAAGTCTTGAGTCACCAACTGTAA